The window AACTTTGTAGAACATATTTAACTGTAAAATACTACATGAAAATAAACATAAAGAAAAAGGTAGGAATTACTTCTGATGTTTAAAATTTGCGAAtaggatttatttaaaaataatgagaGATTAAATCACAAAATACATAATTATATCGAGGGTAATGAAAGTACAAAAATTGTAGTACAATTTTAGAACGTAGAATGTGAAGCTTTATCCGTCTTTCACCACCATCCACCGTTCCATACTCATCCTCTCCAGCCCCAACCACCTCTCCATCCGTAACGCCATGGTCTCGAGTACCTTGAGATAtcattaaataatgaataaatttttgttaaaattgaaaCATATTTAACACTACAATCGGGAATCTCAAAACCCCCTTAATTACGGGAAGATTGGTATGGTTCTGGGCTCACCCCCCACCACTTCATCGGCGCGCGCAGCGCACCTAACGAATGATCAGTAAATCAGTATACGCTCGGCTCTCGGTGCGTACGGACATAAGTGAGcgagtataaaaatatcatccacTTATGCTTTTGAAATCAAACAAAGAACCTCTTTTTAATAACATAAATTAAATTACTTAACTTACCCCCAATAGGATGCATCAGCATCTAAATCATTAGCGTCACTTAAAGATGGTTCACCTTCTGTGTTAACAGGTTCCGAAGGATCTTTTGAGGCGGCCACCAAGACCACCACTGCCAAGAGAAAAAGAACCTACACACAGAAAAGGTTGAATTTGAATTAGCCGTAattagaaacatttttattttctatttaattattccatttaatGATTATAATTTGCGGTGTTTATCACTAATGACTATCAAAATATTCAACGCATTaagtttaaaagaagaaaattaaatattcgaaACGTCCGGAACACCCCTtcagattatttaaataaacttacaattagtagATTTACTTACCAAGCGTAGTGATCGCGGCATATTGGGAACTGACTAAGATGCGTCGGTCAGGACCGGCTTTATATATATACCTTCAAGCGCGAAAAACTATGGAAAGATCCGaggatatatgtataaaaaaaggAATAGGATGACACAAAAAAAGTTGAAATACTTTGTCAGGTGATTTACGCTTAAATCATTTAGAacgtattcaaatttaattccttCTAAAAAGTATGTTCTTTAGGTTTGtcaatgtaaaattattttatatattaaataaaataaagttaattatttaattattcagataATCGTTTGAAATTAGTAACATTTGAATTCGTAGAAGCGcgggaaattattcaaatttaaaatagtaattaacaaCATTGACGAACAtgaataaattgtatttttcaaattcattacAAAGAAAGTTAGGGTCAATATATTTAGCGAATACGCATCAGTTTTCAAGGTAGGCTGGTTGCATTCCATTTCTTCTGAAGCACAGCTTACTCTTCCTTTTCTGAAGAAGGGATAactatatttgttttttttttacaagatAACTCTGAGCACCGTCATTGCTGTAAACATTAAACGTTGCAGGCGCGTTTTATAAAACtgaatttgtaaataataaatatttatggcaCTTAAATCTCAATGTTGGAATTGATTTTTCACGACtagtataaaataaatcttttctTGTGTTTGAAAAAATGACTCTCTatgtattaaatgaaattataaatttacgtTGTTTGAATGATTCACCATGTAGGTTCTGAATGCGCGTAAAAGAGATTTTAAGTGAAAAATCAAGGAAAACATCTTCAAGGTTGAATTTTTTCCTCATCGAAGTTTATTGCGACGAATAGTTCATGGGAAGTATAAAATGTATCGAATCTTTACACGAATTTACATCTGATTAATTCTACTAACTACGTGCtaacaaatttatatttcatgcgtgtaattatatatgtaattaaaaattataagtaATCTAAGCATTAGGAGCCCATTCTGGCCAATCTTGAATTTGTGCATAAAGTTCAGATCCAGGATCCACTGTATTCTGAACTTGTCTAGCTCCAATTACGCGAACGTCTTCTCTAAGTATTCCTTTTGACTTGCcgcaaataattaatttatgtgCTGCCTCCACCATTTGGTCGCTTGCTGGTTTGTCTAAAtgaatagttattaaatattaaaataacattgCAAAATAAGATTGAAATAATCTTCAATACATAGTATGTACTTTGGAAATTTCCTATGAAACCAATTCCTAGAGATTTTTTATTGTACCCATAAGTATGAGCTCCTTCCCTGTTCCATCCAGCACCTTCGTATATATTCCCATCGCCACCGATTAAAAATCTATTAATTGGATAAGAAGCAGGGAATAATCAttgcaaattataaaatatatttaataaaaaagtacTTAAGAGTATCCGATGTCGTCCCATCCAAGAACATCCATATGATAAGAGCGAATATTGTCGGCTCTAGAAATGCATTGTGATTTGGTGGTACACTCTGGGGTAACTGAATGATGAATGACCACATAAGGAAGgggaataattatataatttacgcTCTTTGCATTCTGAGTACTCCATTGACTCCGTTTAATAATTTTAGGGCAATTTTTATCAACATCTGAAACATATaaaatattagaagaataaaaaataggAGCCAAATAAGTAACAGAACACAATTTCGTAAAACATAATGAATTCTTGATTTATATAATACATACAGATAATTTTGAAGTTTTAAAACTGCgactttaaaaaattttctttgataatGTAGGTAATTTCTTatcaaagaaaagaaacgtactaatcgaaaaaaaagaaaagtaatttgcAACGCGTACTGCACTaactttgtttaaataaatcatcgattctttgtttatttaaataacatttgatATCTTACCAGCAATACAAAGGTGAACCAAAAGAACTATTGTGATTATTGTTTTATACATCTTTTTAAACGTTAAACAGTGACTGTAGTCACTGCGTTAAAGTAGAATTTACGCACGTTGTCACTTGTGAAACTTTCAGCACAAATGACTCTCTTGTttgaatattgttatttataatacaTTCAACAATCATGAACGCACTTGTAGTCAAAAGATAACTCAGACGACTAAAGTTTGCGTAACCCCCGACAAAGTTGTTCTTTCTTTTGATCTTTTTGCGTTTTGAAGAAAACTGAAAGCAAAGCAAGATAATTACTTAGATAACTGGATTTTgcgttttaattatttctaatctACGTAAAAgtgtttataatttaataataaaattaaatcacgTATCTACTTAGTTTCAAATTCGaccattgcgccatctatacaaaaacggcggaaactactccaGGACTTACCGGCCGCGATTTCCAAATTAATTTGATATgtggcgccatctatacgaacaCGATGGAAACTGCTCAATAACTTACCGGCCGCGATTTCCAAACTAGTTTGACCTATGGCTCCATCTATACCAAAATGGCGGAAACTATTCGGCGAGTAGTTTCCGctatttttgtatagatggcgcaatgaTCGAATTTGAAACTCCATTTACAGGTGATTTAATTtaacaattatattataattaacgtTTTAATTTGCAAACTAGTTGTAAAATTGCTTACAAATGaagttacatatttttttaaacaataaatcTACTTTAAATTTGTCTATGTAGTTTCTGTTCTAATGAATTAAAAAGAAGATACATTCAGTCTTATTCGTGAAATGTTGAACATAATCAAATTAACAATTTGTGTAGAAAATAAATACATTAACAAAAGGCACTTAATTTAATAACAGTCGGTCATaaagtttctattattttatagtTCAtcttgtaataataaataatattcgttTTATCTTCACATTTTGGTCCACCCTTTTCTGTCTTCATTTTCAGTTGATTTAATTACGAAAAAAACAAAGACAGTATTTCAGTATACTTGTGATTGTAATATAGCTTTTTGTAGTAACATACAAAAGGTTTCGTTAACTTCTTGACATAACAAatccgcagatttatctccTAACGCAGCCTGCGCAGAATTAACTCTACCAAGTTGTAACAACAAACCAGTGGTATCTTCAGCCAGTGGTGGAAATGCTAAACATATACGAGTTAATGCTGGTAGTACAGGCATAAATAAAATCACTCTGTCTTTCGCGGATAACACCCCCAAAAGTGTTATCAACGTATTTATCGCTAAACGAGAAACGCTCAAAGCCTTTGGCAGAGCGTACTGGATCGCAAGATGCGAAGCTAAATCTACAgcaaatatttgtttttctggTTCTGGCTGTGACAACAATTCAGGAATCCAATCAAGGCAAATATGCATAGACGGAATACCGGTAACTGTAATGGGTAACAATTCTCTTGGATATCCctatatacaaaaataatactagattattataaattcattgtacatttgaaatGTCCATGTACACTAGCATTATTTTGtcaatgaaattatattataacaTACATACTTGAAAATGAACCAATTTAGCCAAAGATGGATCTGCTATAAATACTTGATGCAAATACGAACAGATAATGCTTCGAATTTCTCTTAACGACCACATTTGCCCCGGTGTTTCTCTGTCTTCTTCTGTTTCTAAACATGCTTCCAATAGTATTTGAACAGCTGCACTTTCTTGCCCGGCTACTAAAGCTGTTCTTAAATCTTCTCTTTCAGTTTCGCTCGACAATTGACCAACTTTTTCTGTCAATGGTTTGTCCTGTATGTGTCTAGACAACTGAGATCGAGATGCAGCTAATGCAGCttgtaaaattctaaaaatatctctcataaataattaaatacatttcatgTGTTTAAAAGCTTACCTTAAAATAACAGACAAAATTGGAGCGCATCTAAAAACTCTTGTATCGCATCTCAACACTTGTAACGGATCCAATACAATGTTTTCTTgagttaaaaaaacatttttcactAGAGAATTCTCTATCAATAAAGCATTTATCGATAAAACCCACAGGCATCTAGGTAAAACTGTGTTCAACCTGAGCCATACTTGCTTGTATAATTctggaataataaattttacaatattattagttaTTCCTGTAGAGTGAAGTCtcagaaatataattaatttacctTGAATGTATCTAGGAACTCTTGGGCTCAATGTCgctttaaaataatgaattataaCTTCAGCGTGTGGCCAGATATCTGTAGGTTTCATAGACATTAACTGTCTTAAAAGCCTTCCTGTCCTCGATGGACACGTTTGAATATGTGAAAATGTCTCAATGATCATAATATCGGTAACTTTTACGTCTTCATAGTTTGTAGCCGAAGAGTCTATGTTAATCACTTCGTTATCAAGCCAATCATCTACTAAGGAAAGATGAGGAAAATGGGTTGCCAGTAGTCTAAGAAGAGGGGAAAATAAACCAGCGTAATTCATTTGATCTCTCTGAACCAACTGAAGTAAATACTTAATTGGCAATTCGGATAAAAATTCCGTCGAGTATGATTTAACTTTTCTATCCTGAGATATAAAAGTATGCATGTTAGATA of the Osmia lignaria lignaria isolate PbOS001 chromosome 7, iyOsmLign1, whole genome shotgun sequence genome contains:
- the LOC143305425 gene encoding uncharacterized protein LOC143305425 encodes the protein MPRSLRLVLFLLAVVVLVAASKDPSEPVNTEGEPSLSDANDLDADASYWGYSRPWRYGWRGGWGWRG
- the PGRP-S3 gene encoding peptidoglycan recognition protein S3, yielding MYKTIITIVLLVHLCIADVDKNCPKIIKRSQWSTQNAKSVNYIIIPLPYVVIHHSVTPECTTKSQCISRADNIRSYHMDVLGWDDIGYSFLIGGDGNIYEGAGWNREGAHTYGYNKKSLGIGFIGNFQNKPASDQMVEAAHKLIICGKSKGILREDVRVIGARQVQNTVDPGSELYAQIQDWPEWAPNA